In Rhineura floridana isolate rRhiFlo1 chromosome 1, rRhiFlo1.hap2, whole genome shotgun sequence, the following proteins share a genomic window:
- the CCDC190 gene encoding coiled-coil domain-containing protein 190 isoform X1 has protein sequence MFWSWVLPKIKVLKLSLAKFLYRLKLSLWEGYLFLLDQDSWGYAAISWERGCSTDLAKSFSDSSKSARKSSETQLRGTGRKVPSVDFTGVLLSFQNKHQEDTCHSKQKHSVGTGCIKLTLPLLSSQAGQDYTGSYNATLRSRRKTLPKAGGILGSSQPSSYVGKLSSGDSGYERDRKGHLPTLNVKDQNTIADRDMTTLKDSITKQLCISAESVEGEEADTREDQEKEPTKEETRAAGSKGTTSKLMNLPGKQRPSHEHETLIMDTEAYAADGCLRTMYTRPNFLKSYTEARKALYIRHKSTPAWEKELSLQEIFGHKKTMEHSPQEQALIKP, from the exons ATGTTCTGGAGTTGGGTTCTGCCTAAGATAAAGGTTCTGAAGTTGAGTCTTGCAAAGTTCTTGTATCGTCTTAAATTAAGCCTTTGGGAgggttatttatttcttttagatCAGGACAGCTGGGGATATGCAGCTATCTCATGGGAAAGAGGATGCAGTACTGACCTTGCCAAATCTTTTTCAGATTCCTCCAAGAGTGCCAGGAAATCTTCAGAAACCCAACTTAGGGGCACTGGGAGAAAGGTGCCCAGTGTGGACTTTACAGGAGTTCTCCTTTCTTTCCAGAACAAGCATCAAGAGGACACTT GCCACTCAAAACAGAAACATTCAGTGGGCACTGGATGCATAAAACTGACTCTCCCACTCCTCTCTTCTCAGGCAGGGCAGGATTACACTGGATCCTACAATGCAACACTGCG ATCCAGGAGGAAAACACTGCCCAAGGCTGGGGGAATTCTAGGGTCAAGCCAGCCTTCTTCCTATGTAGGGAAGCTCAGCAGTGGTGACTCAGGATATGAAAGGGACAGAAAGGGTCACTTGCCAACCTTGAATGTCAAAGACCAAAATACCATTGCTGACAGGGATATGACCACACTAAAAGACTCCATCACCAAGCAGCTATGCATCTCAGCAGAGTCTGTGGAGGGAGAGGAAGCAGACACAAGAGAAGACCAAGAGAAAGAGCCCACCAAGGAAGAGACCAGAGCTGCTGGATCCAAAGGCACCACCAGCAAGCTCATGAATCTCCCAGGAAAGCAAAGACCTTCCCATGAGCATGAGACACTGATCATGGATACAGAGGCCTATGCAGCAGATGGATGCCTCAGGACCATGTATACCAGGCCAAATTTCCTCAAGTCCTATACTGAAGCGAGGAAAGCCCTCTACATTCGGCATAAGAGCACTCCTGCTTGGGAAAAGGAACTGAGTCTCCAGGAGATATTTGGTCACAAAAAGACAATGGAGCATTCCCCTCAGGAACAGGCTTTGATAAAACCATAG
- the CCDC190 gene encoding coiled-coil domain-containing protein 190 isoform X2 produces MAEGEASRCWEAERRDIKRAEARLNYGLQNLEEARLSCLTSITKEQRRLQQELLRMQKSHSKQKHSVGTGCIKLTLPLLSSQAGQDYTGSYNATLRSRRKTLPKAGGILGSSQPSSYVGKLSSGDSGYERDRKGHLPTLNVKDQNTIADRDMTTLKDSITKQLCISAESVEGEEADTREDQEKEPTKEETRAAGSKGTTSKLMNLPGKQRPSHEHETLIMDTEAYAADGCLRTMYTRPNFLKSYTEARKALYIRHKSTPAWEKELSLQEIFGHKKTMEHSPQEQALIKP; encoded by the exons ATGGCAGAGGGAGAAGCCTCAAGGTGCTGGGAGGCAGAGAGGCGGGATATTAAAAGGGCAGAGGCCAGGCTCAACTATGGACTGCAGAATTTAGAAGAAGCCCGGCTCTCCTGTTTGACCTCTATAACCAAGGAACAGAGGCGACTCCAGCAGGAGCTCCTGAGAATGCAGAAAA GCCACTCAAAACAGAAACATTCAGTGGGCACTGGATGCATAAAACTGACTCTCCCACTCCTCTCTTCTCAGGCAGGGCAGGATTACACTGGATCCTACAATGCAACACTGCG ATCCAGGAGGAAAACACTGCCCAAGGCTGGGGGAATTCTAGGGTCAAGCCAGCCTTCTTCCTATGTAGGGAAGCTCAGCAGTGGTGACTCAGGATATGAAAGGGACAGAAAGGGTCACTTGCCAACCTTGAATGTCAAAGACCAAAATACCATTGCTGACAGGGATATGACCACACTAAAAGACTCCATCACCAAGCAGCTATGCATCTCAGCAGAGTCTGTGGAGGGAGAGGAAGCAGACACAAGAGAAGACCAAGAGAAAGAGCCCACCAAGGAAGAGACCAGAGCTGCTGGATCCAAAGGCACCACCAGCAAGCTCATGAATCTCCCAGGAAAGCAAAGACCTTCCCATGAGCATGAGACACTGATCATGGATACAGAGGCCTATGCAGCAGATGGATGCCTCAGGACCATGTATACCAGGCCAAATTTCCTCAAGTCCTATACTGAAGCGAGGAAAGCCCTCTACATTCGGCATAAGAGCACTCCTGCTTGGGAAAAGGAACTGAGTCTCCAGGAGATATTTGGTCACAAAAAGACAATGGAGCATTCCCCTCAGGAACAGGCTTTGATAAAACCATAG
- the CCDC190 gene encoding coiled-coil domain-containing protein 190 isoform X3, with protein MQHCARSLHRNGILLMRNSNNLDYKLVQGCTLNPEASPIEHNGIYLSRRKTLPKAGGILGSSQPSSYVGKLSSGDSGYERDRKGHLPTLNVKDQNTIADRDMTTLKDSITKQLCISAESVEGEEADTREDQEKEPTKEETRAAGSKGTTSKLMNLPGKQRPSHEHETLIMDTEAYAADGCLRTMYTRPNFLKSYTEARKALYIRHKSTPAWEKELSLQEIFGHKKTMEHSPQEQALIKP; from the exons ATGCAACACTGCG CCAGAAGTTTACACAGGAATGGCATCCTATTAATGCGAAACAGCAATAACCTAGATTACAAGTTAGTCCAAGGCTGCACACTTaacccagaagcaagtcctattgagcaCAATGGCATTTACTT ATCCAGGAGGAAAACACTGCCCAAGGCTGGGGGAATTCTAGGGTCAAGCCAGCCTTCTTCCTATGTAGGGAAGCTCAGCAGTGGTGACTCAGGATATGAAAGGGACAGAAAGGGTCACTTGCCAACCTTGAATGTCAAAGACCAAAATACCATTGCTGACAGGGATATGACCACACTAAAAGACTCCATCACCAAGCAGCTATGCATCTCAGCAGAGTCTGTGGAGGGAGAGGAAGCAGACACAAGAGAAGACCAAGAGAAAGAGCCCACCAAGGAAGAGACCAGAGCTGCTGGATCCAAAGGCACCACCAGCAAGCTCATGAATCTCCCAGGAAAGCAAAGACCTTCCCATGAGCATGAGACACTGATCATGGATACAGAGGCCTATGCAGCAGATGGATGCCTCAGGACCATGTATACCAGGCCAAATTTCCTCAAGTCCTATACTGAAGCGAGGAAAGCCCTCTACATTCGGCATAAGAGCACTCCTGCTTGGGAAAAGGAACTGAGTCTCCAGGAGATATTTGGTCACAAAAAGACAATGGAGCATTCCCCTCAGGAACAGGCTTTGATAAAACCATAG